One segment of Candidatus Nitrospira nitrosa DNA contains the following:
- a CDS encoding acyltransferase family protein, which yields MNKLPSLQALRGIAVLGVVAFHSLSIEQKYSGGDILLPDLLRVGQSGVDLFFVISGFVMVTVTEGRFERSSEIMRFLWGRITRIYPTYWFYFFLTAAVFLVKPNWVNSSQGHQAQLISSFLLLPSNHLPLVMVAWSLIHELWFYLAFTILLRFHERFLFPSLLVWGAIVTILNLLVTVADLSATARIALHPYSLEFIIGALTGISLSKEHAPKLSARNAVLTIVFVLSIGLPIIYGFDILKQEGILRAGIIGTLYGFLVFSVVTLEQFHKLAAPKSLQFIGDISYTVYLSHVLVLSAIGRLWLIASPAPNSLLDNVLACIMMLAVVVGYGWIGYRMVEQPILQVSHRLRARWFENGLCPRSCHNQ from the coding sequence ATGAACAAATTGCCATCACTTCAGGCGCTCAGAGGCATTGCCGTTCTAGGCGTCGTAGCGTTTCACTCTTTATCCATCGAACAAAAATACTCCGGTGGAGACATACTACTTCCCGATTTGTTACGTGTCGGGCAATCAGGCGTTGATCTGTTTTTTGTGATTAGCGGTTTTGTTATGGTTACCGTAACGGAAGGTCGCTTCGAACGCAGCAGCGAAATAATGCGGTTTCTTTGGGGACGGATTACCCGCATTTATCCAACTTACTGGTTCTACTTCTTTTTGACGGCTGCCGTGTTCTTAGTCAAACCCAATTGGGTCAATTCCTCGCAAGGGCATCAAGCCCAGCTTATTTCCTCTTTTCTTTTATTACCTAGCAACCACCTACCGCTTGTCATGGTTGCTTGGTCACTCATTCACGAATTATGGTTCTATCTCGCATTCACCATTCTTTTAAGATTTCATGAACGCTTCCTATTCCCATCATTGCTCGTATGGGGAGCAATCGTCACGATACTCAATCTACTCGTAACAGTTGCTGACTTGTCAGCAACTGCCCGTATCGCTCTTCATCCATATTCGCTTGAGTTCATCATCGGCGCATTGACTGGCATCTCTCTTTCCAAAGAGCATGCTCCAAAACTGTCTGCGCGTAACGCCGTCTTGACAATTGTCTTTGTTCTATCGATTGGACTTCCTATCATTTATGGTTTCGATATTCTAAAACAAGAAGGCATATTGCGAGCGGGCATCATTGGTACTCTGTACGGATTTCTCGTATTCTCCGTTGTAACACTGGAACAATTTCATAAATTAGCCGCTCCAAAATCACTGCAATTCATCGGTGACATTTCATATACGGTTTACCTGTCTCATGTTCTCGTTCTTTCTGCAATTGGCCGATTATGGCTGATAGCATCTCCGGCGCCAAACAGCTTGTTAGACAATGTGCTTGCCTGCATCATGATGCTGGCGGTCGTTGTGGGTTATGGGTGGATAGGTTATCGGATGGTTGAGCAACCAATACTGCAAGTCTCACATCGTTTGCGTGCGCGCTGGTTTGAAAATGGTTTATGCCCGAGAAGTTGTCACAACCAATGA
- a CDS encoding TIGR02710 family CRISPR-associated CARF protein, translating into MAQDQPIKALVVALVDDAAAAAYSINRLKPEALCFVLPEGSKSLVESAVQPNIDQMPKRWDWIVLEDVTEFSSTFKTLASSLPELFRTWAIQPGELVVDMSGAKPAMAAALTLVAVPWTSRVVALVPAQEGQEDDRVDVNGKSFIWTHSNPWDEQAAVSRRDGCELFNRGLFPAAAKTFRDVEVRVSGGQKPLYRAFADLAEGYDLWERFHYRQAWEKLKTATKALEMASLWGGPPGLKAIIPPIKANAGFLEKLVLDPAEVKESLILDLLASAGRRLHARHDPETAMTALVRALEVCAQVRLYKSHKIKSWDALPAQLPAALQEVCQTCYLEDIDGKYKLPLQAQFRVLAGLGDQLGQAFLREWPKMKPLLDAANHAVLGHGFEPIKSERVQQLYEVVLRLTGVVESSLPKFPVLNL; encoded by the coding sequence ATGGCGCAAGATCAACCCATCAAGGCACTCGTGGTGGCATTAGTCGATGATGCTGCGGCCGCGGCGTATTCGATCAACCGGCTCAAACCTGAGGCCTTGTGTTTTGTCCTGCCGGAAGGCAGCAAGTCGCTGGTTGAGTCAGCCGTCCAGCCGAATATCGATCAGATGCCCAAGCGGTGGGATTGGATCGTGCTGGAAGATGTGACGGAGTTTTCATCAACCTTCAAGACGCTCGCCTCCTCACTCCCGGAATTGTTTCGGACCTGGGCCATCCAGCCAGGTGAACTGGTTGTGGATATGAGTGGAGCCAAACCCGCGATGGCGGCCGCGCTCACGTTGGTGGCCGTGCCCTGGACCTCTCGTGTGGTGGCGTTGGTCCCAGCTCAAGAGGGGCAGGAGGATGACCGCGTTGACGTGAACGGGAAGTCCTTTATCTGGACCCACAGCAATCCCTGGGATGAACAGGCGGCCGTGTCACGTCGTGACGGATGTGAGCTGTTCAACCGCGGTCTCTTCCCCGCTGCCGCCAAGACTTTTCGCGATGTGGAGGTGCGGGTCAGCGGTGGGCAGAAGCCGCTGTATCGGGCATTTGCGGATTTGGCTGAGGGGTATGACTTGTGGGAGCGGTTTCACTATCGTCAAGCGTGGGAGAAACTGAAGACCGCCACCAAAGCTCTGGAGATGGCGTCACTCTGGGGTGGGCCGCCCGGCTTAAAGGCCATCATCCCTCCGATTAAGGCCAATGCCGGTTTTCTTGAGAAACTCGTGCTCGATCCGGCAGAAGTCAAGGAGTCGCTGATCCTGGACTTGTTGGCCTCTGCCGGGAGACGACTGCATGCTCGCCATGATCCTGAAACAGCTATGACGGCGCTCGTCCGGGCGCTGGAGGTCTGTGCTCAAGTCCGTCTGTATAAATCACACAAGATCAAGAGTTGGGATGCGCTGCCTGCACAACTGCCAGCTGCGCTTCAGGAAGTCTGTCAGACCTGCTACCTCGAAGATATCGACGGCAAGTACAAGTTGCCACTCCAGGCGCAGTTTCGTGTCTTAGCCGGCTTGGGCGATCAGCTCGGGCAAGCCTTTCTCAGGGAATGGCCGAAGATGAAGCCGTTGCTTGATGCCGCCAATCACGCTGTCCTGGGGCACGGCTTCGAGCCCATCAAGTCTGAGCGGGTCCAGCAGCTGTATGAGGTTGTGCTTCGACTGACGGGTGTTGTGGAGTCGTCGCTGCCAAAATTCCCCGTTCTGAACTTATGA
- a CDS encoding cell envelope integrity protein TolA: MFDTRRNGIEVTRQALYDQVWSTPMTRLAKEYGISDVALAKICKKLNVPYPRRGYWRRKETGKTVKQLPLPPNTDPAKQGVTIHRTIRPQSVAPLSEDATQRIIAEQAPEQKIVVPDRLTNPHQLLKEHLAEWRSPKVDAYGAIWSGNIKQRNIRVSPTSLGRALRIMDTLFKALESRGYPVGIQQGYHKTLGVRINGEPITFGLEERFQRINHPDQKDLTQQWWQRQRYQYTPTGTLSLKITEVWADGLQKNWSDGKTAKIEGYLNEFIVGLLRAAEAVKAARLKRELEHQAQREAQQKREEEARKRQEESARRQALEQEAVNWAKAQQLRGYLAALKEMLIAKHGEIQPGSPAEHWLSWAHQHADRLDPLIREPSQ, from the coding sequence ATGTTCGATACGCGCCGCAACGGGATAGAAGTAACTCGGCAAGCCTTATACGATCAGGTGTGGTCGACACCCATGACCAGACTCGCCAAAGAGTACGGCATTTCAGATGTTGCTTTGGCCAAGATCTGCAAGAAGTTGAATGTGCCCTACCCTCGGCGTGGGTATTGGCGACGAAAGGAGACCGGAAAAACCGTCAAACAACTGCCGCTCCCACCAAACACTGACCCAGCCAAGCAGGGGGTCACCATTCACCGCACCATCAGACCCCAATCTGTGGCGCCACTCTCAGAAGATGCCACGCAACGGATCATCGCGGAGCAGGCTCCTGAACAGAAGATTGTTGTGCCAGACCGACTGACCAACCCGCATCAATTACTAAAAGAACATTTGGCCGAGTGGCGATCACCGAAAGTGGATGCCTACGGTGCTATTTGGTCAGGCAACATCAAACAGCGCAACATACGCGTGAGCCCCACAAGTTTAGGCCGAGCGCTGCGGATCATGGACACCCTCTTTAAAGCGCTTGAATCGCGTGGGTATCCGGTCGGAATTCAGCAGGGCTATCACAAGACACTGGGTGTCCGCATCAATGGAGAGCCGATCACGTTTGGGCTCGAAGAACGATTTCAGCGGATAAACCATCCCGATCAGAAGGATCTAACGCAACAGTGGTGGCAACGACAGCGCTACCAATATACACCGACCGGCACCCTTTCCCTGAAGATCACAGAAGTGTGGGCTGATGGGCTTCAAAAAAACTGGAGCGATGGCAAGACGGCAAAAATCGAAGGTTACCTGAATGAGTTTATCGTCGGACTACTCAGGGCGGCAGAAGCAGTGAAAGCAGCCCGGCTCAAACGTGAACTGGAACATCAAGCACAACGTGAAGCTCAGCAAAAGCGTGAGGAAGAAGCGCGAAAGCGGCAAGAGGAATCGGCCCGACGACAAGCGTTGGAACAGGAAGCGGTCAATTGGGCCAAGGCACAGCAGCTTCGAGGGTATCTGGCCGCTCTCAAAGAAATGCTGATTGCCAAGCATGGGGAGATCCAGCCGGGAAGCCCGGCAGAGCACTGGCTTTCGTGGGCCCATCAGCATGCCGATCGGCTTGATCCACTAATCCGCGAACCGTCCCAATAA
- a CDS encoding type I restriction-modification system subunit M, protein MAIKKSELYSSLWSSCDLLRGGMDASQYKDYVLVLLFIKYISDKYADVPYAPITIPKGASFKDMVALKGKPDIGDQINKKIIAPLANGNKLSDMPDFNDANKLGSGPEMVKRLTDLIAIFEDKRLDFSKNRAEGDDILGDAYEYLMRHFATESGKSKGQFYTPAEVSRIIAQVIGIREAKTSASSTVYDPTCGSGSLLLKVADEAKTKLTLNGQEKDATTAGLARMNMILHNNAEALIVQGNTLADPKFKDSDTLKTFDYVVANPPFSDKRWSTGLDPLHDPYERFQPFGTPPAKQGDYAYLLHIVRSLKSTGKGACILPHGVLFRGNAEADIRRNLIRKGYIKGIIGLPANLFYGTGIPACIVVVDKQDAHTRKGIFMIDASAGFMKDGPKNRLRAQDIHQIVDVFNKRLDMPKYSRMVSVDEIEKNEFNLNLPRYIDSQQTEDLQDIESHLKGGIPQADVEALQRYWDVCPKLRQTLFKANRSGYLDLAVEKSAIKTTIYEHPEFAAFIGRMNAHFATWKDKTAQSLRQLKAGFHPKELIGKLSEDLLAHYVGQPLIDRYDVYQHLMDYWAGTMQDDCYLITADGWKAETTRIIEKDKKGKKKDKGWTCDLVPKSLIVARYFAKEQEAIDQLTAELEGVSARLTELEEEHGGEEGAFSELDKVNKAEVTKRLKEIKGDKDAKDEAAVLNEWLKLSDEEADFKKRLKEAEASLDAKAYAKYPTLTETEIKTLVVDDKWLAALDRDIHSEMDRVSQQLTQRVKELAECYETPMPQMVNRVADLEAKVNRHLKKMGFSWK, encoded by the coding sequence ATGGCCATCAAGAAATCCGAACTCTATTCCTCTCTCTGGTCTAGCTGCGACCTGTTGCGTGGCGGTATGGACGCAAGCCAGTACAAGGACTATGTCCTCGTTCTCCTGTTCATCAAATACATCAGCGATAAGTATGCCGACGTCCCGTACGCCCCGATCACCATTCCCAAGGGCGCGAGCTTCAAGGACATGGTGGCGCTCAAGGGCAAGCCGGATATCGGCGATCAGATCAACAAGAAGATCATCGCCCCGCTGGCGAACGGCAACAAGCTCTCCGACATGCCGGACTTCAACGATGCGAACAAGCTCGGCAGTGGCCCTGAAATGGTCAAGCGGCTGACCGACCTCATCGCCATTTTTGAGGACAAGCGCCTCGACTTCTCAAAAAACCGCGCCGAAGGCGACGACATTCTGGGCGATGCCTATGAATACCTCATGCGGCACTTCGCGACGGAGAGCGGCAAGAGCAAGGGCCAGTTCTATACGCCCGCTGAAGTGAGCCGAATCATCGCGCAGGTCATCGGCATCCGCGAAGCGAAGACCAGCGCCTCGAGTACCGTCTACGATCCTACCTGCGGATCAGGCTCGCTACTACTGAAGGTCGCCGATGAGGCCAAGACAAAGCTTACACTCAACGGCCAGGAAAAGGACGCCACCACAGCCGGCCTCGCACGGATGAACATGATCCTGCACAACAATGCTGAAGCGCTGATTGTCCAGGGCAACACACTGGCTGACCCCAAGTTCAAGGACAGTGATACCCTCAAGACCTTCGACTACGTCGTGGCCAATCCGCCTTTCAGCGACAAACGGTGGAGCACCGGCCTCGATCCGCTGCACGACCCGTACGAGCGCTTCCAGCCCTTCGGCACGCCGCCGGCCAAGCAGGGCGACTACGCCTACCTGCTCCACATCGTCCGCTCGCTGAAGAGCACCGGCAAAGGCGCCTGCATCCTGCCCCATGGTGTCTTGTTCCGGGGCAATGCCGAGGCCGACATCCGCCGCAATCTGATTCGCAAGGGCTACATCAAGGGCATCATCGGTCTGCCTGCTAATCTGTTCTATGGCACCGGTATTCCGGCCTGCATCGTGGTCGTGGACAAACAGGACGCCCACACCCGCAAAGGCATCTTCATGATCGACGCCAGCGCCGGCTTCATGAAAGACGGTCCGAAGAACCGCCTCCGCGCACAGGATATTCATCAGATCGTGGATGTCTTCAACAAGCGCCTCGACATGCCGAAGTACTCCCGCATGGTGAGTGTGGACGAGATCGAGAAGAACGAGTTCAACCTCAATCTGCCTCGCTACATCGACAGCCAGCAGACGGAAGACCTGCAAGACATCGAAAGCCACCTGAAAGGCGGCATTCCACAAGCGGATGTGGAGGCACTTCAGCGCTACTGGGATGTGTGTCCCAAGCTCCGGCAGACCCTCTTCAAGGCCAACCGGTCCGGCTACCTCGACCTAGCCGTGGAGAAGTCGGCGATCAAGACCACGATCTACGAGCATCCTGAATTCGCCGCCTTCATCGGCAGGATGAACGCCCACTTTGCGACGTGGAAGGACAAGACCGCCCAGTCACTCCGGCAGTTGAAGGCCGGATTCCATCCGAAGGAACTCATCGGCAAGCTATCCGAAGACCTGCTCGCCCACTACGTCGGTCAGCCGCTCATCGATAGGTACGATGTCTATCAGCACCTCATGGACTACTGGGCCGGGACCATGCAGGACGACTGCTACCTCATCACCGCAGACGGCTGGAAGGCCGAGACCACTCGCATCATTGAGAAGGACAAGAAGGGCAAGAAGAAAGATAAGGGCTGGACCTGCGACCTTGTGCCTAAGTCGCTCATCGTCGCTCGCTACTTTGCCAAGGAGCAGGAGGCTATCGATCAGCTCACGGCGGAGTTGGAGGGTGTCAGCGCTCGCCTCACGGAATTAGAGGAAGAGCACGGAGGCGAAGAAGGGGCGTTCTCCGAACTCGACAAGGTGAACAAGGCGGAGGTCACCAAACGCCTGAAGGAAATCAAAGGCGATAAGGACGCCAAGGACGAAGCAGCCGTGCTGAACGAATGGCTGAAACTCAGCGACGAAGAGGCCGATTTCAAGAAGCGCCTCAAGGAGGCCGAGGCATCGCTCGACGCCAAGGCCTACGCCAAGTATCCGACGCTCACGGAGACTGAGATCAAGACCCTGGTGGTGGACGACAAGTGGCTCGCGGCGCTCGACAGAGATATCCACAGCGAGATGGACCGTGTGAGCCAGCAGCTCACCCAGCGCGTGAAAGAACTGGCCGAATGCTACGAGACCCCAATGCCTCAGATGGTCAACCGCGTGGCCGATCTGGAAGCCAAGGTGAACCGCCACCTGAAGAAGATGGGGTTCTCGTGGAAGTAA
- a CDS encoding restriction endonuclease subunit S, with product MEVRSGYKQTELGVIPEDWTISSVGAEFSIQLGKMLDAEKNVGVPKPFLGNRAVQWGKIDLTDIGEIKLTPSDLQRFRLRKGDLLVCEGGEIGRATVWQQPIEECYYQKALHRLRPLRGYNVQLMLNILQRLASTGFLLNFVTQTSIAHLPKDKFETIPIPLPPTKAEQEAIAEALSDADVLIESLEQLLTKKRQLKQGAMQELLTGKKRLPGFSGKWEAYTIEQLEKAKLVKLSRGKVISKNDIERVPGDYPIYSSSVNNNGLFGCYGEFMFNEELITWSVDGGGNFFYRPRHKFSVTNVCGFMRVDPVKLNSQFLAAQLQLLHSRKSFDYLIKAHPSVIRKAYQVRLPGLGEQAVIAAILSDMDAEIVALKAKLAKARQSPPAQAGHDAGVINRTYPANKLRMDNE from the coding sequence GTGGAAGTAAGATCCGGCTACAAGCAGACCGAGCTAGGGGTAATCCCGGAGGATTGGACTATTTCGTCGGTGGGTGCCGAGTTTTCTATTCAGCTTGGCAAGATGCTCGATGCAGAAAAGAACGTTGGCGTGCCAAAGCCGTTCTTGGGTAATCGGGCTGTTCAGTGGGGGAAAATTGACCTAACTGATATCGGTGAGATCAAGCTGACTCCTTCTGACCTCCAACGCTTCCGTCTCCGAAAGGGCGATCTACTTGTGTGCGAAGGAGGAGAGATTGGTCGGGCGACGGTTTGGCAGCAGCCTATCGAGGAGTGCTACTATCAGAAGGCATTGCATCGGTTGCGGCCACTTCGCGGTTACAACGTGCAACTGATGTTGAACATACTTCAACGGTTGGCCTCAACTGGTTTCTTGCTGAACTTTGTCACGCAAACTAGCATCGCTCATCTGCCAAAGGACAAGTTTGAAACTATCCCAATCCCCCTCCCACCCACCAAAGCCGAACAAGAAGCTATTGCCGAGGCGCTGAGCGATGCGGATGTCCTCATCGAATCGCTGGAGCAACTCCTCACCAAAAAGCGCCAGCTCAAACAAGGCGCCATGCAGGAACTCCTCACCGGCAAGAAGCGTCTGCCAGGATTCAGCGGGAAGTGGGAGGCTTACACCATAGAACAACTTGAAAAAGCCAAGTTGGTGAAACTTTCAAGAGGAAAGGTTATCTCGAAAAATGATATTGAGCGAGTGCCAGGTGATTACCCCATCTATTCTTCGTCGGTGAATAACAACGGGTTATTTGGCTGCTACGGCGAGTTCATGTTTAATGAAGAATTGATTACTTGGTCTGTCGATGGTGGAGGAAATTTCTTTTATCGTCCCAGACACAAGTTTTCAGTAACCAATGTTTGTGGTTTCATGCGCGTGGACCCCGTGAAGCTTAATAGCCAGTTTCTCGCCGCACAGCTGCAACTATTGCATAGCCGAAAGAGCTTCGATTATCTCATTAAGGCTCATCCCAGCGTTATCCGGAAGGCCTATCAGGTTCGTCTCCCAGGTTTGGGCGAACAAGCCGTGATCGCCGCCATCCTCTCCGACATGGACGCCGAGATTGTCGCGCTGAAAGCCAAGCTCGCCAAAGCCCGCCAAAGCCCGCCAGCTCAAGCAGGGCATGATGCAGGAGTTATTAACCGGACGTATCCGGCTAATAAATTGAGAATGGATAATGAATAA
- a CDS encoding four helix bundle protein, which yields MKENVVKAKSFAFALRVVTLTKHLQGEKKEYVLSKQVLRSGTAIGALVREAEHAESKADFTHKMNIALKEANETLYWLELLYQSEYIAAQGFESIRMDSEELVKLLVSIVKTSRTVKN from the coding sequence ATGAAAGAGAATGTCGTCAAAGCGAAATCGTTTGCGTTCGCGCTCCGAGTGGTGACGTTGACGAAACACTTGCAAGGCGAGAAAAAGGAGTATGTCTTATCAAAGCAAGTATTACGCAGCGGCACAGCCATTGGCGCGTTGGTGCGCGAAGCGGAACATGCGGAAAGTAAAGCCGACTTCACGCACAAAATGAATATTGCGCTCAAGGAAGCCAACGAAACCCTTTACTGGCTGGAGTTGCTCTATCAGTCCGAATACATCGCTGCGCAGGGCTTTGAGTCCATCCGAATGGATAGCGAAGAACTCGTCAAACTTCTGGTCTCGATAGTAAAAACATCCAGAACAGTTAAGAATTGA
- a CDS encoding ATP-binding protein codes for MKETQHIEWKESWRDEYLKWISGFANAEGGVLVIGKNDLGKVSGVADAKKLLVDLPNKVRDILGIMVDVNLRGKAPREYLEIVVPPYPNAISYRGEYFYRSGSTNQMLKGAGLERLLLRKHGRTWDGVPLPGVALKDLDKKALAFFRAQAARSGRLSATIIKEPDGVLLDKLHLREGTYLTRAAVMLFHPLPERFFGGAYVKIGFFESNTDLRYQDVISGDLFSQVNHAVELIRLKYMKALISYEGLQRIETYPVPEAALREAILNALVHKDYASAIPVQVSVYADKLMIWNPGQLPASWTLARLLGKHSSEPFNPNVANAFFRAGMIEAWGRGIERILEACSIARTPAPEFRAEAAGLWAVFPYAEGAQRTTQETTQETTQETTRDKILAALHGDPTLTRNALAERFGLSTDGVKYHLGKLRAEGRIRHVGPTKAGRWEVLK; via the coding sequence ATGAAAGAGACCCAGCACATCGAATGGAAGGAGTCCTGGCGGGACGAATACCTGAAATGGATTTCGGGTTTCGCCAACGCCGAGGGCGGGGTGCTCGTCATCGGCAAGAACGACCTCGGCAAGGTTTCGGGCGTTGCTGATGCAAAGAAATTGTTGGTTGATCTGCCCAACAAGGTACGCGACATCCTTGGCATCATGGTGGATGTGAACCTGCGTGGGAAGGCCCCGCGAGAATATCTTGAGATCGTGGTGCCGCCCTATCCGAACGCGATCAGTTACCGAGGCGAATATTTTTATCGCAGCGGCAGCACCAATCAGATGCTCAAGGGTGCGGGGCTGGAGCGATTGCTGCTGCGCAAGCACGGCCGCACCTGGGACGGGGTGCCGCTTCCCGGCGTCGCACTGAAAGACCTCGATAAGAAGGCGCTCGCGTTCTTCCGCGCGCAGGCGGCGCGAAGCGGGCGCCTGTCCGCAACGATTATCAAGGAGCCGGATGGTGTGCTGCTGGACAAGCTGCACCTGCGAGAAGGCACGTATTTGACGCGCGCCGCCGTCATGCTGTTTCACCCTTTGCCCGAGCGGTTTTTCGGTGGCGCCTACGTGAAGATCGGGTTCTTCGAGAGCAATACCGATCTGCGCTATCAGGACGTTATCAGCGGTGACCTATTTTCCCAGGTGAATCATGCGGTCGAACTGATTCGGCTCAAATACATGAAGGCGCTGATTTCCTACGAGGGATTACAGCGCATCGAGACCTATCCGGTACCCGAGGCCGCGCTGCGCGAGGCGATACTCAATGCCCTGGTTCACAAGGATTACGCCAGCGCGATCCCGGTCCAAGTCAGCGTGTACGCCGATAAATTGATGATCTGGAACCCTGGCCAATTACCGGCGTCCTGGACTCTTGCGCGCCTGCTCGGCAAGCATTCGTCGGAGCCTTTCAATCCGAATGTTGCCAATGCGTTCTTCCGCGCCGGGATGATCGAGGCCTGGGGCCGTGGCATCGAGCGAATCTTGGAGGCCTGCAGCATTGCCCGCACGCCGGCGCCGGAGTTCCGCGCGGAGGCCGCCGGACTGTGGGCCGTGTTTCCCTATGCCGAAGGGGCTCAGCGGACTACCCAAGAAACTACCCAAGAAACTACCCAAGAAACGACGAGGGACAAGATCTTGGCGGCGCTACACGGCGACCCTACATTAACTCGCAATGCGCTCGCCGAACGCTTCGGCCTGAGCACGGACGGCGTGAAATACCACTTGGGCAAATTAAGGGCCGAGGGGCGCATCAGGCACGTGGGTCCAACCAAAGCTGGAAGATGGGAGGTGCTGAAGTGA